In one window of Pseudomonas putida DNA:
- a CDS encoding formimidoylglutamate deiminase, which produces MSAYFAERALLPSGWASNVRLEVSTAGRLEKIDVNASAEGAERLAGPLLPGMPNLHSHAFQRAMAGLAEVVGNPNDSFWTWRDLMYRLVGLITPEQLQVIARQLYIEMLKAGYTSVAEFHYVHHDNTGTPYADPTELSRQISAAASASGIGLTLLPVLYSHSGFGGQAPNEGQRRFINSTEQYLRLQEQLKPLLAAQPTQHLGLCFHSLRAVTPHQIAEVLGASDKACPVHIHIAEQQKEVNDCLGWSGRRPVQWLYEHVEVDARWCLVHATHVEADEVSAMARSGAVAGLCLTTEANLGDGIFPAVDFLAQGGRMGIGSDSHVSLSVVEELRWLEYGQRLRDQRRNRLYRSDQPMVGRTLYDAALSGGAQAVGQGIGELAVGKRADWLVLDGQDPYLATSSGDGILNRWLFAGSDRQVRDVMVNGRWVVRQGRHALEEQSGQAFAAVLRTLLG; this is translated from the coding sequence ATGTCCGCCTACTTCGCCGAACGCGCCCTGCTCCCTTCAGGCTGGGCCAGCAATGTCCGCCTTGAGGTGTCCACCGCCGGGCGCCTCGAAAAAATAGACGTGAACGCCAGCGCCGAAGGCGCCGAACGCTTGGCCGGCCCGCTGCTGCCGGGCATGCCCAACCTGCATTCCCACGCCTTCCAGCGCGCCATGGCAGGCCTGGCGGAGGTGGTCGGCAATCCCAACGACAGCTTCTGGACCTGGCGCGACCTGATGTACCGCCTGGTCGGCCTGATCACTCCCGAGCAATTGCAGGTCATCGCCCGCCAGCTGTACATCGAGATGCTCAAGGCCGGCTACACCTCGGTGGCCGAATTCCACTACGTTCACCATGACAACACCGGCACGCCCTACGCCGACCCCACCGAGCTGTCGCGCCAGATCAGCGCGGCAGCGAGCGCCAGCGGCATCGGCCTGACGTTGCTGCCGGTGCTGTACTCCCACTCCGGCTTCGGCGGCCAGGCGCCGAACGAGGGCCAGCGCCGCTTCATCAACTCCACCGAGCAGTACCTGCGCCTGCAGGAGCAGCTCAAGCCGCTGCTGGCCGCGCAACCCACGCAGCACCTGGGCCTGTGTTTCCACTCGCTGCGCGCGGTAACGCCACACCAGATCGCCGAAGTGCTGGGCGCCAGCGACAAGGCGTGCCCGGTGCACATCCACATCGCCGAGCAGCAGAAGGAAGTCAACGACTGCCTGGGCTGGAGCGGCCGTCGCCCGGTGCAATGGCTGTACGAGCACGTCGAGGTGGATGCGCGCTGGTGCCTGGTGCATGCAACCCACGTCGAGGCCGACGAAGTCAGCGCCATGGCCCGCAGCGGCGCGGTGGCAGGGCTGTGCCTGACCACCGAGGCCAACCTGGGCGATGGCATCTTCCCGGCCGTCGACTTCCTGGCCCAGGGCGGGCGCATGGGCATCGGCTCGGACAGCCATGTCTCGCTGAGCGTGGTCGAAGAGCTGCGCTGGCTGGAGTACGGCCAACGCCTGCGCGACCAGCGGCGCAACCGGCTGTACCGCAGCGACCAGCCGATGGTCGGCCGCACACTCTACGACGCGGCGCTGTCAGGCGGCGCGCAGGCCGTGGGGCAAGGCATTGGCGAGCTGGCGGTGGGCAAGCGTGCCGACTGGCTGGTGCTCGATGGCCAGGATCCTTACCTGGCGACCTCGAGCGGCGACGGCATCCTCAACCGCTGGCTGTTCGCCGGAAGCGACCGTCAGGTACGTGATGTGATGGTCAACGGCCGGTGGGTGGTACGCCAGGGGCGACATGCGCTGGAAGAGCAAAGCGGGCAGGCATTCGCCGCGGTACTGCGCACGCTGCTGGGCTGA
- a CDS encoding DUF924 family protein codes for MLAPWQPLLEWWFGWGTNAQAVADEKNTRWFGKHDDAEAQALFGDLVEQALAGGLDEWQQSPQGWLGLLILLDQLPRMIYRDTPRAFDGDRRAQVVAMQGLQKGWDYQLLPIQRVFVLLVLEHAEVLDWQNLCVERYQVLLDEQPEANRRLFEGFLDYAEQHQRVIARFGRFPHRNLMLGRPSTSEEMDFLLEPGSRF; via the coding sequence ATGCTCGCACCTTGGCAGCCGTTGCTGGAGTGGTGGTTCGGTTGGGGCACCAATGCCCAGGCCGTGGCTGACGAGAAAAACACCCGCTGGTTCGGCAAGCATGACGATGCCGAGGCCCAGGCACTGTTCGGCGATCTGGTCGAGCAGGCCCTGGCGGGTGGGCTCGATGAGTGGCAGCAGAGCCCGCAGGGCTGGTTGGGGTTGTTGATCCTGCTCGACCAGTTGCCGCGCATGATCTACCGCGACACACCGCGCGCCTTCGACGGCGACCGGCGTGCGCAAGTGGTGGCCATGCAGGGTTTGCAGAAGGGCTGGGACTATCAGCTGCTACCTATCCAGCGCGTGTTCGTGCTGCTGGTGCTGGAGCACGCCGAGGTGCTGGATTGGCAGAACCTGTGCGTGGAGCGCTACCAGGTCTTGCTGGACGAGCAACCCGAGGCCAATCGCCGGCTGTTCGAAGGCTTTCTGGACTATGCCGAGCAGCACCAGCGGGTGATCGCGCGGTTCGGGCGTTTCCCGCATCGCAACCTGATGCTGGGGCGGCCGAGTACCAGTGAAGAGATGGACTTCCTGCTGGAGCCGGGTTCCCGGTTCTGA
- a CDS encoding class 1 fructose-bisphosphatase: MSRVTLSRYLIEQTRSNNTPADLRFLIEVVARACKEISHHVSKGALGGVLGSMGTENVQGEVQKKLDVISNDILLEANEWGGHLAGMASEEMDNAYQIPGKYPKGAYLLVFDPLDGSSNIDVNVSVGTIFSVLRCPNEYLSQNETLNENAFLQPGTQQVAAGYAIYGPQTMLILTLGNGVKGFTLDRELGSFVLTHENIRVPETTAEFAINMSNQRHWEAPVQRYVGELLAGETGPLKKNYNMRWIASMVADVHRILTRGGLFMYPRDAREPSKPGKLRLMYEANPMSFIIEQAGGASTNGYERILDIKPESLHQRVSVILGSKEEVERVTAYHKE, from the coding sequence ATGTCCCGCGTTACCCTGAGTCGCTATCTGATTGAGCAGACCCGCAGCAACAACACTCCTGCCGATCTGCGCTTCCTGATCGAAGTGGTGGCGCGCGCGTGCAAGGAAATCAGCCACCACGTGTCCAAGGGCGCCCTGGGCGGCGTGCTGGGCAGCATGGGCACCGAAAACGTGCAAGGCGAAGTGCAGAAGAAGCTCGACGTCATTTCCAACGACATCCTGCTCGAGGCAAACGAGTGGGGCGGCCACCTGGCCGGCATGGCGTCCGAAGAAATGGACAACGCCTACCAGATCCCGGGCAAATATCCCAAAGGCGCTTACCTGCTGGTCTTCGACCCACTGGACGGCTCGTCCAACATCGACGTCAACGTCTCGGTCGGTACCATCTTCTCCGTGCTGCGTTGCCCGAACGAGTACCTGAGCCAGAACGAAACCCTCAACGAAAACGCCTTCCTGCAACCAGGCACCCAGCAGGTCGCCGCCGGTTATGCGATCTACGGCCCGCAGACCATGCTGATCCTCACCCTGGGCAATGGCGTCAAGGGCTTCACCCTGGACCGCGAACTGGGCAGCTTCGTCCTGACCCACGAAAACATCCGCGTTCCGGAAACCACCGCCGAGTTCGCCATCAACATGTCCAACCAGCGCCACTGGGAAGCCCCAGTGCAGCGTTACGTGGGCGAGCTGCTGGCCGGTGAGACCGGGCCGCTGAAAAAGAACTACAACATGCGCTGGATCGCCTCGATGGTGGCCGACGTGCACCGCATCCTGACCCGTGGCGGCCTGTTCATGTACCCGCGCGACGCTCGTGAGCCGAGCAAGCCGGGCAAGCTGCGCCTGATGTACGAAGCCAACCCGATGTCGTTCATCATCGAGCAGGCCGGCGGCGCATCGACCAACGGTTACGAGCGCATCCTCGACATCAAGCCTGAGAGCCTGCACCAGCGCGTGTCGGTGATCCTGGGCTCGAAGGAAGAGGTCGAGCGCGTCACCGCCTATCACAAGGAGTAA
- the typA gene encoding translational GTPase TypA, giving the protein MIENLRNIAIIAHVDHGKTTLVDKLLRQSGTLERNELNDERVMDSNDQEKERGITILAKNTAINWNGYHINIVDTPGHADFGGEVERVMSMVDSVLLLVDAQDGPMPQTRFVTKKAFEAGLKPIVVINKVDRPGARPDWVLDQIFDLFDNLGATDEQLDFKVVYASALNGIAGLDHTEMGEDMTALYQSIVDNVPAPNVDREGPFQMQISALDYNSFLGVIGVGRIARGRVKPNTPVVAIDTDGKKRNGRILKLMGHHGLHRVDVEEAQAGDIVCISGFDELFISDTLCAPDAVEAMKPLTVDEPTVSMTFQVNDSPFCGKEGKFVTSRNIKDRLDKELLYNVALRVQETDSPDKFKVSGRGELHLSVLIETMRREGFEMAVGRPEVIIREVDGVKQEPFENVTIDIPEESQGKVMEEMGLRKGDLTNMVPDGKGRVRLEYNIPARGLIGFRNQFLTLTNGAGILTSIFDRYDTMKSGQMSGRLNGVLVSVETGKALTYSLETLQARGKLFVEHGQEIYNGQIIGLNSRDNDLGVNPTKGKKLDNMRASGKDEVIALVPPVRHTLEQALEFIQDDELCEVTPKSIRLRKKILDEGERTRAAKKAKN; this is encoded by the coding sequence GTGATCGAAAATCTGCGTAACATCGCCATCATCGCCCACGTTGACCATGGTAAAACCACCCTGGTCGACAAACTCCTGCGCCAGTCCGGCACCCTGGAGCGTAACGAGCTCAACGACGAGCGCGTCATGGACTCCAACGACCAGGAAAAAGAGCGCGGCATTACCATTCTGGCGAAGAACACCGCCATCAACTGGAACGGCTACCACATCAACATCGTCGACACCCCCGGCCACGCCGACTTCGGTGGCGAGGTCGAGCGTGTAATGTCGATGGTCGACTCGGTGCTGCTGCTGGTCGACGCCCAGGACGGCCCGATGCCGCAAACCCGCTTCGTAACCAAGAAAGCCTTCGAAGCCGGTCTCAAGCCAATCGTCGTGATCAACAAGGTCGACCGTCCGGGCGCGCGTCCTGACTGGGTTCTGGACCAGATCTTCGACCTGTTCGACAACCTCGGTGCCACCGACGAACAGCTGGACTTCAAAGTCGTCTACGCTTCGGCCCTGAACGGCATCGCCGGTCTGGACCACACCGAAATGGGTGAGGACATGACCGCGCTGTACCAGTCGATCGTCGACAACGTACCTGCGCCGAACGTTGACCGTGAAGGTCCGTTCCAGATGCAGATCTCCGCTCTGGACTACAACAGCTTCCTCGGTGTTATCGGCGTTGGCCGTATCGCCCGTGGTCGCGTCAAGCCGAACACTCCGGTTGTCGCCATCGACACCGACGGCAAGAAGCGCAACGGTCGTATCCTCAAGCTGATGGGCCACCACGGCCTGCACCGCGTCGACGTCGAAGAAGCCCAGGCTGGCGACATCGTCTGCATCAGCGGTTTCGACGAGCTGTTCATCTCCGACACCCTGTGCGCCCCGGACGCGGTAGAGGCGATGAAGCCGCTGACCGTCGACGAGCCAACCGTTTCGATGACCTTCCAGGTCAACGACTCGCCGTTCTGCGGTAAAGAAGGCAAGTTCGTCACCAGCCGCAACATCAAGGACCGTCTGGACAAGGAGCTGCTGTACAACGTAGCCCTGCGCGTTCAGGAAACCGACTCCCCTGACAAGTTCAAGGTATCGGGCCGTGGTGAGCTGCACCTGTCGGTTCTGATCGAAACCATGCGCCGCGAAGGCTTCGAGATGGCTGTAGGCCGTCCTGAAGTGATCATCCGTGAAGTGGATGGCGTGAAGCAGGAACCGTTCGAGAACGTCACCATCGACATCCCTGAAGAATCCCAGGGCAAGGTCATGGAAGAGATGGGCCTGCGTAAGGGCGACCTGACCAACATGGTCCCGGATGGCAAGGGCCGTGTGCGCCTGGAATACAACATTCCGGCCCGTGGTCTGATCGGTTTCCGTAACCAGTTCCTGACCCTGACCAACGGTGCAGGCATCCTGACCTCGATCTTCGATCGCTACGACACCATGAAGTCGGGCCAGATGTCCGGCCGTCTGAACGGTGTTCTGGTTTCGGTCGAGACCGGCAAGGCCCTGACCTACTCGCTGGAAACCCTGCAGGCGCGCGGCAAGCTGTTCGTCGAGCACGGCCAGGAGATCTACAACGGTCAGATCATCGGTCTGAACAGCCGTGACAACGACCTGGGCGTGAACCCGACCAAAGGCAAGAAGCTCGACAACATGCGTGCTTCGGGCAAAGACGAAGTCATCGCCCTGGTTCCGCCGGTTCGCCACACCCTCGAGCAGGCCCTGGAATTCATCCAGGACGACGAGCTGTGCGAAGTGACGCCGAAGTCGATCCGTCTGCGCAAGAAGATCCTGGACGAAGGCGAGCGTACCCGCGCTGCCAAGAAAGCCAAGAACTGA
- a CDS encoding methyl-accepting chemotaxis protein, whose protein sequence is MAAAINQLGAAAQEIAQNAALASQHSSDARDLAAEGQQVVGQTIDVMNKLSARISDSCGNIETLNAHTANIGQILDVISGISQQTNLLALNAAIEAARAGEAGRGFAVVADEVRNLAHRTQESAQQVQGLIEELQAGAQVAVSTMNQSQQHSDHSVEIANRAGDRLGSVTQRIGEIDGMNQSVATATEEQTSVVESINVDITEINTLNQQGVQNLQSTLRACNDLEHQVDRLKQLVGSFRI, encoded by the coding sequence GTGGCGGCGGCGATCAACCAGCTGGGCGCCGCAGCCCAGGAGATCGCCCAGAACGCCGCCCTCGCCTCGCAGCACTCCAGCGACGCCCGCGACCTGGCCGCGGAAGGCCAGCAGGTGGTTGGCCAGACCATCGATGTGATGAACAAGCTGTCGGCGCGAATCAGCGATTCGTGCGGCAATATCGAGACGCTCAACGCCCATACCGCGAACATCGGCCAGATTCTCGACGTGATCAGCGGTATCTCCCAGCAGACCAACCTGCTGGCGCTCAACGCCGCCATCGAAGCAGCGCGGGCCGGCGAGGCAGGGCGTGGTTTTGCCGTGGTGGCCGATGAAGTGCGCAACCTGGCGCACCGCACCCAGGAGTCGGCGCAGCAGGTACAGGGGCTGATCGAGGAACTGCAGGCCGGCGCGCAAGTGGCGGTGAGCACCATGAACCAGAGCCAGCAGCACAGTGATCACAGCGTCGAGATCGCCAACCGCGCAGGCGACCGCCTGGGCAGCGTGACCCAGCGCATCGGCGAGATCGACGGCATGAACCAGTCGGTGGCCACGGCGACCGAAGAGCAGACGTCAGTGGTGGAGTCGATCAATGTCGACATCACCGAGATCAATACGCTGAACCAGCAAGGAGTGCAGAACCTGCAGAGCACCTTGCGTGCCTGCAACGACCTGGAGCATCAGGTCGATCGGTTGAAGCAGTTGGTGGGGAGTTTCAGGATATAA
- a CDS encoding HutD family protein — MSQLQLLRARDYPRMPWKNGGGSTEEITRDAGVGLDGFGWRLSIADIEASGGFSSFTGYQRIITVLQGDGMRLSVDGHESRPLLPFDAFAFSGESQVACTLQGGPIRDFNLIYAPNRYRARLQWFMGGTRLFSSAETVLVFSAEADLRVGIQGQASVLGLYDCLQLSGNAGLLEVEVSGRCCVIELSPQLL, encoded by the coding sequence ATGAGCCAGCTGCAGTTGTTGCGTGCCCGCGATTATCCGCGCATGCCCTGGAAGAACGGTGGTGGGTCCACCGAAGAAATCACCCGCGATGCGGGCGTTGGCCTGGACGGGTTCGGCTGGCGCCTGTCGATCGCCGATATCGAGGCTTCCGGCGGCTTTTCCAGTTTCACCGGTTATCAGCGGATCATCACCGTGCTGCAGGGCGATGGCATGCGCTTGTCGGTGGACGGCCACGAAAGCCGGCCGCTGCTGCCGTTCGATGCCTTTGCGTTCAGTGGCGAGAGCCAGGTTGCCTGCACACTGCAGGGTGGCCCGATCCGCGACTTCAACCTGATCTATGCGCCGAACCGTTACCGCGCGCGGTTGCAGTGGTTCATGGGGGGTACTCGCCTGTTCAGTTCGGCCGAGACCGTGCTGGTGTTCAGTGCCGAGGCGGACCTACGCGTCGGGATCCAGGGGCAGGCGTCGGTGCTTGGGTTGTATGACTGCCTGCAACTCAGCGGTAACGCGGGTTTGCTGGAGGTCGAGGTATCGGGGCGCTGCTGCGTTATCGAGTTGAGTCCTCAGCTGTTGTAA
- a CDS encoding lipocalin family protein: MRAAHLLLALGLALVLGGCASSSVDSLAPKTAGNVDLKRYQGKWFELARLPMRFQEGCAQSEAHYNLKPDGSLGVLNRCRTEGDEWLRAEGRAGIEAPGHTDKLWVEFDNWFTRLVPGLTKADYWILYVDDHYRTAIVGSPNRKYLWILARTPSLPAWERENLLSKARQQGYDTSRLIWRVSDKAIVARH, encoded by the coding sequence ATGAGGGCCGCGCATCTGCTGCTGGCGCTGGGTCTGGCGTTGGTATTGGGCGGGTGTGCCAGCTCGTCGGTGGATTCGTTGGCGCCCAAGACGGCTGGCAACGTCGACCTCAAGCGCTACCAGGGCAAGTGGTTCGAACTGGCCCGCCTGCCGATGCGCTTCCAGGAAGGCTGCGCGCAATCCGAAGCCCATTACAACCTGAAGCCCGATGGCAGCCTGGGTGTGCTCAACCGTTGCCGTACCGAAGGTGATGAATGGTTGCGCGCCGAAGGTCGTGCGGGCATCGAGGCGCCGGGGCACACCGACAAGTTGTGGGTGGAGTTCGACAACTGGTTCACGCGCCTGGTACCGGGGCTGACCAAGGCGGACTACTGGATCCTGTACGTGGACGATCACTACCGCACTGCGATTGTCGGCAGCCCGAATCGCAAGTACCTGTGGATCCTGGCGCGAACTCCGAGCCTGCCGGCGTGGGAGCGTGAGAACCTGCTGTCGAAAGCTCGCCAGCAGGGGTATGACACCAGTCGGCTGATCTGGCGGGTGTCGGACAAGGCGATCGTTGCCCGGCATTGA
- the bamE gene encoding outer membrane protein assembly factor BamE domain-containing protein, which yields MSLRSLALLSLLVVLTACSKINQENYSKLKAGMSKAEVEQLLGSPKECSGALGMSSCTWGDEKSFISVQYAADKVLMYSGQGLK from the coding sequence ATGTCGTTGCGTTCCCTCGCCCTGTTGTCCTTGTTGGTCGTCCTGACCGCCTGCAGCAAGATCAACCAGGAAAACTATTCCAAGCTCAAGGCCGGCATGAGCAAGGCCGAGGTCGAGCAACTGCTCGGGTCGCCGAAGGAGTGCTCGGGCGCGCTCGGCATGAGCAGCTGTACCTGGGGGGACGAGAAGAGCTTCATCAGTGTTCAGTACGCCGCTGACAAGGTGTTGATGTACTCCGGGCAGGGCCTCAAATGA
- the hutC gene encoding histidine utilization repressor has translation MGEGPAPLYARVKQMIVQQIENGSWPPHHRVPSESELVSQLGFSRMTINRALRELTAEGLLVRMQGVGTFVAEPKTRSALFEVNNIADEIASRGHQHRCQVIILAEEAAGSERAMALDMREGQRVFHSLIVHYENDMPVQIEDRYVNAAIAPDYLRQDFTRQTPYAYLSQVAPLTEGEHVVEAILADPDECKLLQIERGEPCLLIRRRTWSGRQPVTAARLIHPGSRHRLEGRFSK, from the coding sequence ATGGGCGAAGGGCCGGCGCCGCTGTATGCGCGGGTCAAGCAGATGATCGTCCAGCAGATCGAAAACGGCAGCTGGCCGCCTCATCATCGCGTCCCGTCGGAGAGCGAGCTGGTCAGCCAGCTGGGCTTCAGCCGCATGACCATCAACCGCGCCCTGCGCGAGCTGACCGCCGAGGGCCTGCTGGTCCGCATGCAGGGCGTCGGGACCTTCGTCGCCGAACCCAAGACGCGCTCGGCGCTGTTCGAAGTCAACAACATTGCCGACGAGATCGCCAGCCGCGGGCATCAGCACCGCTGCCAGGTGATCATCCTCGCCGAGGAGGCCGCAGGTTCCGAGCGCGCCATGGCCCTGGACATGCGCGAGGGGCAGCGGGTGTTCCATTCGCTGATCGTGCACTACGAGAACGATATGCCGGTGCAGATCGAAGATCGCTACGTGAACGCGGCCATCGCCCCGGATTACCTGCGCCAGGATTTCACCCGGCAGACGCCTTATGCGTACTTGTCCCAGGTCGCGCCGCTGACCGAAGGCGAGCACGTGGTCGAAGCGATCCTGGCTGACCCAGACGAATGCAAGCTGTTGCAGATCGAGCGTGGCGAGCCCTGCCTGCTCATCCGTCGGCGTACCTGGTCAGGCCGCCAGCCGGTCACCGCCGCGCGCTTGATTCATCCCGGTTCCCGTCATCGCCTGGAAGGACGTTTCAGCAAATGA
- a CDS encoding glycogen/starch/alpha-glucan phosphorylase, translating to MSQEPKARDAEVAAFRAAVLDKLTYAVGKDPEHAFDHDWFEAIALAARDHMVDHWMDHTRRAYRRSQKRVYYLSLEFLIGRLLYDSLSNLGYLEIAREALEGLDVDLERIRLLEPDAALGNGGLGRLAACFMESMSTLGIAAHGYGIRYEHGLFRQAIVDGWQQEQTENWLDFGNPWEFERAEVIYPISFGGSVETLHDAHGAARQVWTPGETVRAVAYDTPVVGWRGSSVNTLRLWRARALEELHLERFNAGDHLGAVAEVARAESISRVLYPADSTEAGQELRLRQEYFFVSASLQDLLRRHLNMHDDLLNLPDSAAIQLNDTHPSIAVAELMRLLVDQHGIPWEKAWELTVGTLAYTNHTLLPEALETWPVALMERMLPRHMQIIYLINAYHIDALRAKGLHDFDVLRAVSLIEEDNGRRVRMGNLAFLGSHSVNGVSALHSKLMKSTVFAELHKLYPQRINNKTNGITFRRWLYQANPQLTGMLVDALGAEVLDDPEGKLKALAPHADKATFRKQFAAQRLHSKRALASIIQDRIGVTVNPEALFDVQVKRIHEYKRQLLNLLHTVALYQAIRNDPTTQWAPRVKIFAGKAAASYHQAKLIIKLTNDIARVVNNDPTVRGLLKVVFLPNYNVSLAESIIPAADLSEQISTAGYEASGTSNMKFALNGALTIGTLDGANVEMCEQVGAENMFIFGLTAQQVEARKRAGDFGAAAAVAASGRLGDVLQAIRSGVFSPDDPGRYAGLIDGLVAYDRFLLCADFDAYWDAQLRVEELWHTPQEWWRMAVLNTARMGWFSSDRTIREYATEIWKALD from the coding sequence ATGTCCCAGGAACCCAAAGCTCGTGACGCCGAGGTGGCCGCGTTTCGCGCCGCTGTACTGGACAAACTGACCTACGCGGTCGGCAAGGACCCGGAACATGCCTTCGACCATGACTGGTTCGAAGCCATCGCCCTGGCCGCCCGCGATCACATGGTCGACCACTGGATGGACCACACCCGCCGGGCCTACCGGCGCAGCCAGAAGCGGGTCTACTACCTCTCCCTGGAATTCCTCATCGGCCGACTGCTGTACGACAGCCTGAGCAACCTGGGCTATCTGGAAATCGCCCGTGAAGCGCTCGAGGGGCTGGACGTGGACCTTGAGCGCATTCGCCTGCTCGAGCCCGATGCGGCGCTGGGTAATGGTGGCCTGGGACGGCTGGCGGCGTGCTTCATGGAAAGCATGTCGACCCTCGGCATTGCTGCCCATGGCTACGGTATCCGCTACGAGCACGGGTTGTTCCGCCAGGCCATCGTCGATGGTTGGCAGCAGGAGCAGACCGAGAACTGGCTGGACTTCGGCAACCCTTGGGAGTTCGAGCGCGCCGAGGTGATCTACCCGATCAGTTTTGGCGGCAGTGTCGAAACGCTGCACGATGCCCATGGTGCTGCGCGGCAGGTCTGGACGCCGGGCGAAACCGTGCGTGCAGTGGCCTACGATACGCCGGTGGTCGGCTGGCGCGGCTCCAGCGTCAATACCTTGCGCCTGTGGCGTGCCCGGGCGCTCGAAGAGTTGCACCTGGAGCGCTTCAATGCCGGCGATCACCTGGGGGCGGTGGCCGAAGTGGCGCGGGCCGAAAGCATCTCGCGGGTGCTTTACCCGGCCGACAGCACCGAAGCGGGGCAGGAATTGCGCCTGCGCCAGGAATACTTCTTCGTCTCCGCGTCGCTGCAGGATCTGCTGCGACGTCACCTGAACATGCACGATGACCTGCTCAACCTGCCGGACTCGGCGGCGATCCAGCTCAACGACACCCACCCCTCGATCGCCGTCGCCGAGCTGATGCGCCTGCTGGTCGACCAGCACGGGATTCCCTGGGAAAAGGCCTGGGAGCTGACGGTCGGCACCCTGGCCTACACCAACCACACCCTGCTGCCCGAGGCCTTGGAAACCTGGCCTGTGGCGCTGATGGAGCGCATGCTGCCGCGGCACATGCAGATCATCTACCTGATCAACGCGTACCACATCGACGCGCTGCGGGCCAAAGGCTTGCACGACTTCGACGTGCTGCGCGCGGTGTCGCTGATCGAGGAGGACAACGGCCGCCGTGTGCGCATGGGCAACCTGGCGTTTCTCGGTTCGCACAGCGTCAACGGCGTGTCGGCGCTGCATAGCAAGTTGATGAAGAGCACGGTGTTCGCCGAATTGCACAAGCTGTATCCGCAACGGATCAACAACAAGACCAACGGCATCACCTTCCGCCGCTGGCTGTACCAGGCCAATCCGCAGTTGACCGGCATGCTGGTCGACGCCCTGGGCGCCGAGGTGCTGGACGATCCGGAGGGCAAGCTCAAGGCGCTGGCGCCTCATGCCGATAAAGCCACCTTCCGCAAGCAGTTCGCAGCCCAGCGCCTGCACAGCAAGCGCGCACTGGCGAGCATCATCCAGGACCGCATCGGCGTGACGGTCAATCCCGAAGCGTTGTTCGACGTGCAGGTCAAGCGTATCCACGAGTACAAGCGCCAGTTGCTCAACCTGTTGCATACCGTCGCGCTGTACCAGGCCATCCGCAACGACCCGACCACCCAGTGGGCGCCGCGGGTGAAGATCTTCGCCGGCAAGGCGGCAGCCAGCTATCACCAGGCCAAGCTGATCATCAAGCTGACCAACGACATCGCCCGGGTGGTCAACAACGACCCCACCGTGCGCGGGCTGCTCAAGGTGGTGTTCCTGCCCAACTACAACGTCAGCCTGGCCGAGAGCATCATCCCGGCGGCCGACCTTTCCGAGCAGATTTCCACTGCCGGGTACGAAGCGTCCGGTACCAGCAACATGAAGTTCGCCCTCAACGGCGCGCTGACCATCGGCACCCTCGATGGCGCCAACGTCGAGATGTGCGAGCAGGTCGGCGCGGAAAACATGTTCATCTTTGGCCTGACCGCCCAGCAGGTCGAGGCCCGCAAGCGCGCGGGCGATTTCGGTGCGGCGGCTGCCGTGGCCGCTTCGGGGCGCCTTGGCGATGTCCTGCAGGCGATCCGCAGCGGGGTGTTCTCGCCGGATGATCCAGGGCGCTATGCCGGGCTGATCGACGGCCTGGTGGCCTACGATCGCTTCCTGCTGTGTGCCGATTTCGATGCGTACTGGGATGCCCAACTGCGGGTCGAGGAACTGTGGCATACGCCGCAGGAGTGGTGGCGCATGGCGGTGCTCAATACCGCACGGATGGGCTGGTTCTCGTCGGACCGGACCATTCGCGAATATGCCACTGAGATCTGGAAGGCATTGGATTAG
- a CDS encoding YkgJ family cysteine cluster protein has translation MKPTLIAAAEVDRLETWQRYTSSMCHGCHSTCCTLPVEVKIKDLIRIGVVDEFEKDEPPKNVAKRLQKEGIIERFNQKSGIFTLTRMSNDDCMYLDRKSRLCTIYDKRPDTCRNHPKVGPRPGYCAYKPKVVGR, from the coding sequence ATGAAACCGACCCTGATCGCCGCCGCCGAAGTCGACCGCCTGGAAACCTGGCAGCGCTACACCAGCAGCATGTGCCATGGCTGCCATTCGACCTGCTGTACCCTGCCTGTTGAGGTGAAGATCAAGGATCTGATCCGCATCGGCGTGGTGGACGAGTTCGAGAAGGACGAGCCGCCGAAGAACGTCGCCAAGCGCCTGCAGAAAGAAGGCATCATCGAACGCTTCAACCAGAAGTCGGGCATCTTCACCCTGACCCGGATGAGCAACGACGATTGCATGTATCTGGACCGCAAGAGCCGCCTGTGCACCATTTATGACAAGCGCCCGGATACCTGCCGCAACCACCCCAAGGTCGGACCGCGGCCGGGGTACTGTGCGTACAAGCCCAAAGTGGTTGGGCGATAG